One Gloeothece verrucosa PCC 7822 DNA window includes the following coding sequences:
- the cheB gene encoding chemotaxis-specific protein-glutamate methyltransferase CheB, which yields MTIKVLLVEDSPVALTVLKRILNEPPLVEVVGTARTGIEALELIPKIKPDVICTDLHMPKMDGLELTQEVMERFPRPILVISISVQDEDRQKVFKLLQAGAVDVFPKPRSGQLEDYEQVKDQLLNKIKVLAGVKVFTKRRKPSYLSDGPNERPPRPLVATPSLPSPPASPPAATVKLVVIGASTGGPQALQEIFSHLPSNFPVPILCVQHISEGFLQGFTDWLQNNCALPIEIAKTGKIPQAGKIYLPPEKEQMEIDKQGRFYCCKAPPVDGHCPSVTVLFQSVARVYGAGVIGILLSGMGRDGAAGLLSIVQKGGFTIAQDESTCVVFGMPQEAIKLRAAHQILPVQDIAPLLVKRVQYNS from the coding sequence ATGACTATCAAAGTTCTTTTAGTAGAAGATTCACCCGTTGCCCTCACTGTCCTCAAGCGTATCTTAAATGAGCCGCCGCTAGTAGAGGTAGTAGGTACAGCCCGCACAGGTATAGAAGCATTAGAACTTATTCCCAAAATCAAGCCTGATGTTATCTGTACTGACCTCCATATGCCGAAAATGGATGGTTTAGAATTAACCCAAGAAGTGATGGAACGCTTTCCTCGTCCGATTTTGGTTATTAGTATTTCCGTACAAGATGAGGACAGACAAAAAGTCTTTAAACTTCTACAAGCCGGGGCAGTGGATGTATTTCCTAAACCCCGTAGTGGACAACTAGAAGACTATGAACAAGTCAAGGATCAATTGCTCAATAAGATTAAGGTACTCGCCGGCGTAAAAGTGTTTACCAAACGCCGCAAGCCTTCTTATTTGAGCGATGGCCCCAATGAAAGACCCCCTCGCCCGCTTGTTGCGACTCCTTCTCTGCCTTCTCCTCCCGCTTCTCCTCCTGCGGCGACAGTTAAATTGGTAGTGATAGGCGCTTCCACAGGAGGTCCTCAAGCACTACAAGAAATTTTTAGTCATTTACCCAGTAATTTTCCGGTTCCTATTCTCTGCGTACAGCATATTAGTGAAGGGTTTTTACAGGGATTTACAGACTGGTTGCAAAATAATTGCGCTTTGCCGATAGAAATTGCTAAAACCGGTAAGATTCCTCAAGCGGGTAAGATTTATCTGCCGCCAGAAAAAGAACAAATGGAGATCGATAAACAGGGTCGCTTTTATTGTTGTAAGGCACCGCCTGTAGATGGTCATTGTCCTTCAGTCACCGTGTTATTTCAATCTGTTGCTCGGGTTTACGGAGCCGGAGTGATTGGAATTCTCTTATCGGGGATGGGGCGTGATGGGGCTGCCGGTTTATTAAGCATTGTCCAAAAAGGCGGCTTTACTATCGCTCAGGATGAATCTACCTGTGTGGTTTTTGGTATGCCTCAAGAAGCAATTAAGTTAAGAGCCGCACATCAAATTTTACCCGTTCAAGACATTGCCCCTTTGCTTGTTAAACGTGTTCAGTATAACTCATGA
- a CDS encoding CheR family methyltransferase: MTTSEFLSSELKQEFIDLIAKQTGIEIREQNYAGLSENIYSRLKTLKLDSPQAYYYLLATPNHNSDQEWQQFVCLMTNKESYFFRDKGQFILLRNKILPELIQRKQKSQHLRILSAGCSTGQEPYSLAILLRQMIPDFAGWHIKILGIDINQDAITQARKGVYNAWSFRQVDEEIKEKYFNFTNEQYELNQSIKSLVKFERINLAKDIFPQMDTDLRDMDLIICRNVFIYFTYSAIVNVIEKFYNTLQIGGYLLTGHAELSPEQVRGFQVHLFPESVIYQKREKWVSQSSVSHPAPPQKTALEKLSTQLNNTVIRPPQFSEITALPKATKPLDKIVQNLESKPQPSIPPTPLKSSLKDEELLQEAESLIAAKSYYLANKKIEEFLSISPRSFSGHYLLAKIQANLGKHEAAIQACKKAIEIDSFSVAPYHLLVQISEEKGDLEEAKTLLKKIIYLEPCSVSAYLNLANLYQQEGDQKRSEKMQQTALTILKKLPNDTQVPELGNITVQELLTQLE; this comes from the coding sequence ATGACTACCTCAGAATTTCTCAGTTCAGAACTTAAACAAGAATTTATTGACTTAATTGCCAAACAAACCGGCATAGAAATTAGAGAGCAAAACTATGCAGGCTTGAGTGAAAATATTTACTCTCGCCTGAAAACTCTGAAATTAGACTCTCCTCAAGCCTATTATTATTTGTTGGCAACTCCCAATCACAATAGTGATCAAGAATGGCAGCAATTTGTCTGCTTAATGACCAATAAGGAAAGTTATTTTTTTAGAGACAAAGGACAATTTATACTATTACGAAATAAAATTTTACCCGAACTCATTCAGCGTAAACAAAAAAGTCAACATCTACGGATTTTAAGCGCTGGATGTTCCACCGGACAAGAGCCTTATTCTTTAGCGATTCTTTTGCGGCAAATGATTCCTGATTTTGCCGGTTGGCACATCAAAATTTTAGGAATTGATATCAATCAGGATGCCATCACTCAAGCTCGAAAAGGCGTTTATAATGCTTGGTCATTTCGACAAGTAGATGAGGAAATAAAAGAAAAATATTTTAATTTCACTAATGAGCAATATGAATTAAATCAGTCCATCAAAAGCCTAGTTAAATTTGAAAGAATAAATTTAGCTAAAGATATTTTTCCTCAAATGGATACAGATTTAAGGGATATGGATTTAATTATTTGCCGAAATGTTTTTATTTATTTCACTTATTCGGCTATCGTTAACGTCATAGAAAAATTTTATAATACTTTGCAAATAGGAGGGTATTTACTCACCGGACACGCGGAACTCAGTCCCGAACAGGTAAGAGGGTTTCAGGTTCATCTTTTCCCCGAATCAGTCATTTATCAGAAGCGAGAAAAATGGGTCAGTCAGTCCTCAGTTTCTCATCCGGCTCCCCCTCAAAAAACGGCTTTAGAAAAATTGTCAACTCAGTTGAATAATACCGTTATTCGTCCCCCTCAATTCTCGGAAATAACGGCTTTACCAAAAGCCACAAAACCGCTAGATAAAATTGTCCAAAATCTTGAATCTAAGCCCCAGCCTTCAATTCCACCAACCCCCCTTAAGTCTAGTCTCAAAGACGAGGAGCTTCTTCAAGAAGCTGAAAGTTTAATTGCTGCTAAATCTTATTATTTAGCCAACAAAAAAATTGAAGAGTTTTTATCGATTTCTCCTCGCTCATTTTCGGGACATTATTTATTGGCAAAAATTCAGGCAAACTTAGGCAAACATGAAGCGGCTATACAAGCCTGTAAAAAAGCCATAGAAATCGACTCTTTTTCCGTTGCGCCTTATCACTTATTAGTCCAAATCTCCGAAGAAAAAGGAGACTTAGAAGAAGCCAAAACTCTACTTAAAAAAATTATTTATCTAGAACCCTGTTCGGTTTCAGCTTATCTCAATCTAGCTAACTTATATCAGCAAGAAGGCGATCAAAAACGAAGCGAGAAAATGCAGCAAACCGCTCTAACTATTCTCAAAAAACTTCCCAATGACACCCAAGTACCCGAATTGGGTAATATTACTGTACAAGAGCTTTTAACCCAATTAGAGTAA